The Chloroflexota bacterium genomic sequence TTGCCACGCTTGCCGTGGAGGCGGAGTTCGCCGGCCTGTTCCAAGGTCTTCAGGGCGTTCATGGCCTCTTGGAAGGCACGTCGTTGGTTGCTGTCTTTGGTTGTGGGGTAGGCGAGATCGATGATAACCTGCTCATCCAACTCTGGATAGCGTGAGGGGTCGTGAACGCGGATCCAATGGCGGTCGTTGGGACTGCCTACCGGCATGTGAGTGCGGCCTGGCTCGTAGCATTGGAAGGCGAGGTTAAGAAGGGCACGGTAGGCAGCTGCGTGTTTCGCCCCCCATTCGCCAAGTGTGCTTGGCACCTGGGGGCCAGTGGATGCACCTGGCGGCAGATCGACGATAATGCGCATGACATCATCGAGGCTTGTGCCTATGTCAGATATAAGAACAATGCGGCGCGCACCACTTTGGCCACTCGTCGGATCGTGCCATGGCCACGCAGCTTCCCAACTGTCCAGTGCGGTCGATACTTCTTCGAGCGTACGCCGGAGGCGGTCAGTGTTGTATCCGCGCCAGCTCTTGGGCCAAAGGCGCTTGCGCATCGTGCGAAGGTCCACTTCCATACTGACGGGATGCGGGTTATCGCGCTCTTCCATCGGCACGCTCAGGATTGCCTCTACCCATAACCGCAGGGCAAGTGGCGCACCGCCGCCGCGATTCGTGGTCACGTCTAAACCTAAATCGTAAAGCGCGAGGGGTAAGGCCGGGTGACGCCTCGTGCGTTCGGGCAGCCTGGGAGCACACCTTGCTTGCCCTCGTTTGAAACAATAAGATGTGTGGCCGGCGTGAAGAGCGTATCGGTGCGGCGGTCGCTCACGGCTACATGTGCAATACGACTGGAAAGTATGCGGTCGTCACGAGTGTTTGGCTTGATGGGATTGGGGAAGTCGTGCCAGGCCCTAACAAATGGTGCAAGAGTGTGTTTAATCCCGAACGGACGTCCCCATCTCTCCCACGCGGCGTGAATGATATTCATGCTGACTAAAGGTGCAGCTTCTTTGCATAACTCCGGTGGTTGTTTGGTTGCCAAGAGGCAGAAGTCGCGAATGGCACCGACATCATCCTGGTGCTTCAGGTGATCAACTGGCAGACTGATTATGCTGGGGCAGTCGCTCTCGACCGGCAGAGTTTGAAACTCCTCCGCCATATACTTGTATAGTGTTTCTTTGCCCGTGTTCACGTATAATTCGCTGGTCAACAGCTCTAGGAGGCGCTCAACGCACGCGGCATGGTGCGTTGGCGTTGCATGGTCCCGCACAAATGCCGCCAGTTCTTCAACGCTAGGAACGCGCGGCGCCGAGCCAGTCGGTGCTCCCGCTGTACAGGGATTCAGACTTGGGCGGATGTGCGACAAAGACGACGGCGCACTCGTTATCACGCGCCCAGCGGTCCCAGGACGCATAAACGAGCACACCAGCCCGCGGTCGTTTTCGTTACACGCATAAGCGGCCGCGAGGGGATCGACTACCAGTAAGCGGGCCTTGACCTGCTCACAGTAGGCGCGTAGCAGGACGCCGACGTGCGCGAGAGCACCCAGGGTAGATGTGTGCCTACTCCCTGTCTGCATCAGCTCCCACAGCGCGCCGCGCCCGGCCAGATCGACGAAGTGCAGGCGATCTTCTACCGCTTCGGATGCGCCCAGGCAGGCGAGACGGCGGTCTATCTCGCTCGCTTCGTCTTCCCAGCTGGCATAGACGGCAACGGGAGGGGAGGTATGCGCCGCCTCTGCCCCAAAGTGTGGAGTCGCCATTCGTTCCGGTGCTCCCTGCACAAGTGTGTCGCTTGCCACCCATTGCCGGTGTCCGTTCGTGACGATATTCACCGCGAGCTGCAGGGCAAGCCGTGACTTCCCTTTGCCGCCAGGCCCTGCGAAAAGCACGGTACGACCTGCCGGCAGCCAGCGATCGAGGATCCAGCGGCGCGGTGTCGGGTTTGGGTTGTGTTTCTGTACCGCATTGAGCGCCTGCGCTTGGTTGAGCGCGGCGCGTATCTTGGGGATGATTT encodes the following:
- a CDS encoding AAA family ATPase, translating into MHTTALADGTPEVGREIIPKIRAALNQAQALNAVQKHNPNPTPRRWILDRWLPAGRTVLFAGPGGKGKSRLALQLAVNIVTNGHRQWVASDTLVQGAPERMATPHFGAEAAHTSPPVAVYASWEDEASEIDRRLACLGASEAVEDRLHFVDLAGRGALWELMQTGSRHTSTLGALAHVGVLLRAYCEQVKARLLVVDPLAAAYACNENDRGLVCSFMRPGTAGRVITSAPSSLSHIRPSLNPCTAGAPTGSAPRVPSVEELAAFVRDHATPTHHAACVERLLELLTSELYVNTGKETLYKYMAEEFQTLPVESDCPSIISLPVDHLKHQDDVGAIRDFCLLATKQPPELCKEAAPLVSMNIIHAAWERWGRPFGIKHTLAPFVRAWHDFPNPIKPNTRDDRILSSRIAHVAVSDRRTDTLFTPATHLIVSNEGKQGVLPGCPNARGVTRPYPSRFTI